From the Spodoptera frugiperda isolate SF20-4 chromosome 16, AGI-APGP_CSIRO_Sfru_2.0, whole genome shotgun sequence genome, one window contains:
- the LOC118280653 gene encoding carbonyl reductase [NADPH] 3-like, giving the protein MSTKVAVVTGANKGIGFAIVRGLCKRFEGAVYLTSRNVERGAAAVAALEREGLRPRYHQLDITDTHSLETFRDYIKKNYDGIDILVNNAGIAFGRNATDPVAIQAEQTLHVNYFALVTTCDILFPVLKNGARVVNISSSYAHLSNIPSLALRDKLKDEKLTVAGLSALMQQYVDAAKQGTQAAEWGNSSLVVAKVGVTALSNIHQRMYMDRDLKINSVHPGYVDTDMSSHNGPMTIDEGAVAPLYVALDAPDTLRGQLVWFNKDIVSWDGVKPDREF; this is encoded by the exons ATGTCGACAAAAGTGGCTGTAGTGACGGGAGCGAATAAAGGTATCGGGTTCGCGATAGTGCGCGGGCTGTGCAAGCGGTTCGAGGGCGCCGTGTATCTGACCTCGCGCAACGTGGAGCGCGGCGCCGCGGCCGTAGCAGCACTGGAGCGTGAGGGTCTGCGCCCCCGCTACCACCAGCTCGACATCACCGACACGCACAGCCTCGAGACCTTCAGAGACTACATCAAAAAGAATTACGACGGAATCGACATTTTAGTGAACAACGCTGGCATCGCATTCGGCAGAAACGCCACAGATCCAGTAGCCATCCAGGCTGAACAAACGTTACACGTCAATTACTTCGCTTTGGTAACAACTTGCGATATTTTATTCCCGGTTCTTAAAAATGGTGCTAGAGTTGTCAACATTTCCAGTTCTTATGCTCACTTGAGCAATATCCCAAGTCTGGCTTTGAGGGATAAGTTGAAAGATGAGAAGTTGACTGTGGCAGGGTTGTCGGCTCTGATGCAGCAGTACGTGGATGCTGCTAAGCAAGGCACGCAGGCTGCGGAGTGGGGGAACTCCTCGCTGGTGGTGGCTAAAGTTGGAGTGACGGCGTTGAGTAACATTCATCAACGCATGTATATGGATAGAG actTGAAAATCAACTCAGTGCATCCCGGCTATGTGGACACGGACATGTCGTCTCACAACGGGCCTATGACCATAGATGAGGGAGCCGTAGCCCCATTGTATGTCGCTCTGGACGCTCCTGATACCTTGAGAGGCCAACTGGTATGGTTCAACAAAGACATCGTCAGCTGGGACGGTGTTAAACCCGATAGAGAATTTTGA